Proteins from a single region of Ananas comosus cultivar F153 linkage group 3, ASM154086v1, whole genome shotgun sequence:
- the LOC109708178 gene encoding V-type proton ATPase 16 kDa proteolipid subunit, producing the protein MSSFSGDETAPFFGFLGAAAALVFSCMGAAYGTAKSGVGVASMGVMRPELVMKSIVPVVMAGVLGIYGLIIAVIISTGINPKAKSYYLFDGYAHLSSGLACGLAGLSAGMAIGIVGDAGVRANAQQPKLFVGMILILIFAEALALYGLIVGIILSSRAGQSRAD; encoded by the exons ATGTCCAGCTTCAGCGGCGACGAGACCGCCCCCTTCTTCGGCTtcctcggcgccgccgccgccctcgtctTCTCCT GCATGGGGGCGGCGTACGGGACGGCGAAGAGCGGAGTGGGGGTGGCGTCGATGGGGGTGATGCGCCCGGAGCTGGTGATGAAGTCGATCGTGCCCGTGGTCATGGCGGGAGTGCTCGGCATCTACGGGCTCATCATCGCCGTCATCATCAGCACCGGGATCAACCCCAAGGCCAAGTCCTACTACCTCTTCGACGGATACGCCCACCTCTCCTCCGGCCTCGCCTGTGGCCTCGCCGGACTGTCCGCTGGCATGGCCATCGGCATCGTCGGCGATGCTGGTGTCAG AGCCAATGCTCAACAGCCAAAACTCTTTGTCGGAATGATTCTCATCCTCATCTTCGCCGAAGCACTGGCTCTTTATGGCCTCATTGTTGGCATCATTCTATCTTCTCGCGCTGGTCAATCACGAGCAGATTAG